The Flavobacterium praedii genome window below encodes:
- a CDS encoding cation-translocating P-type ATPase, with product MNWHLLQLSEIEQLLNSSPKGIDSITASELLLENGKNQIADHKKKTPLRMFLQQFSDFMILVLIAAALISGILGDLVDTLIILAIILINAVVGFIQEYRAEKAMEALKNMVSSTARVLREGKTIDLDACDLVLGDVVVLEAGNIIPADIRFIETHQIKVDESTLTGESHNTEKIAKTLPEGTYGLGDRTNMGFKGTNITNGRGLAYVVATGMNTELGHIAKMIQQDETATPLQKRLIAFGKRLSIVILLICALIFTIGWLRGEAILAMLLTSISLAVAAIPEAMPALVTIALAFGAKRLVKNNALIRKLPAVETLGSVTYICSDKTGTLTRNKMTVQETDEIQNTNDYLSFFQENTLLKAMALNNDISITKDKKWLGDSTEIALVQYAFDNNINKYTVEKIFPRVAELPFDSNRKCMTTLHQTEKGILVITKGAVDELFKKLDKNQKALIPEIEFRVNKMSEKGYRVLGYAIKLLPSLPEKLSIESVESSLTLIGFAGMIDPPREEAKQAVAECKQAGIIPVMITGDHQLTAKAIAIQLGIIASEEDLVLSGTELSALTQPQFEVIVEKVRVYARVNPEQKLKIVKALQDKNQFVAMTGDGVNDAPALKNADIGIAMGINGTEVSKEAAHMILLDDNFATIVKAVKHGRRIFDNILKFIKYTMTSNSGEIWAIFLAPFFGLPIPLLAIHILWINLVTDGLPGLALVSEPSESNIMSRPPRSTKENIFAGGMALHILWVGFLMGVVTLAMQAWSMHYSQNHWQTMTFTVLCLSQMGHVLAIRSEQESIFKIGLLSNKPMLGALLLTVILQMMIIYTPLFNSLFKTQPLTIMELVITFAASSVVFCAVEIEKSFKRMRK from the coding sequence ATGAACTGGCATTTACTTCAACTTTCAGAAATCGAACAATTATTGAATTCTTCTCCAAAAGGAATAGATAGCATTACAGCTTCGGAACTTCTATTGGAAAACGGAAAAAATCAAATAGCAGATCATAAAAAGAAAACACCATTGCGAATGTTTTTACAACAATTCTCAGACTTTATGATTCTTGTTCTAATTGCCGCTGCCCTAATTTCGGGTATTTTAGGAGATTTGGTCGATACTCTTATTATTTTGGCAATCATTTTGATTAATGCTGTAGTGGGATTTATTCAAGAATATCGTGCAGAAAAAGCGATGGAAGCATTAAAAAATATGGTATCAAGTACAGCCCGCGTTTTACGGGAAGGAAAAACAATAGACCTCGATGCATGCGATTTAGTTCTAGGAGATGTTGTCGTACTCGAAGCCGGAAATATTATCCCTGCAGACATTCGTTTTATAGAAACCCATCAAATTAAAGTAGATGAATCAACACTAACGGGAGAGTCACATAATACCGAAAAAATAGCCAAAACACTTCCTGAAGGCACTTATGGTTTGGGAGATCGCACCAATATGGGATTTAAAGGAACGAATATTACCAACGGACGCGGATTGGCTTATGTTGTGGCAACTGGCATGAATACCGAATTAGGGCATATTGCCAAAATGATTCAACAAGACGAAACAGCAACACCGCTCCAAAAAAGACTGATTGCTTTTGGAAAAAGATTATCAATTGTCATACTCCTTATTTGTGCACTTATTTTTACAATAGGTTGGTTGCGTGGAGAAGCTATTCTTGCCATGTTACTAACATCAATATCACTTGCAGTTGCTGCTATTCCTGAGGCTATGCCCGCACTAGTGACAATTGCTCTGGCATTTGGAGCCAAACGATTGGTAAAAAACAATGCGCTGATTCGAAAACTCCCTGCTGTAGAAACACTAGGCTCAGTTACCTACATTTGTTCTGATAAAACGGGTACATTAACACGGAACAAAATGACTGTTCAAGAAACGGATGAAATTCAAAACACAAATGATTATTTATCTTTCTTTCAAGAGAATACTTTACTGAAAGCAATGGCACTGAACAACGATATTTCGATAACTAAAGACAAAAAGTGGCTGGGTGATTCTACCGAAATTGCCTTAGTTCAATATGCATTTGACAATAATATAAATAAATATACAGTTGAAAAAATATTCCCAAGAGTAGCCGAATTACCTTTTGATTCAAACCGAAAATGCATGACCACATTACATCAAACAGAAAAAGGAATACTCGTTATTACCAAAGGGGCTGTTGATGAATTGTTTAAAAAACTGGATAAAAATCAAAAAGCACTAATTCCAGAAATTGAATTCAGAGTAAATAAAATGTCCGAAAAAGGATATCGAGTGTTGGGATATGCAATAAAACTTTTGCCTTCATTACCCGAAAAATTAAGCATTGAATCCGTTGAATCCTCACTAACCCTAATTGGTTTTGCCGGAATGATTGATCCACCAAGAGAAGAGGCCAAACAAGCAGTTGCAGAATGCAAACAAGCAGGAATTATTCCGGTAATGATTACTGGAGACCATCAGCTCACTGCAAAAGCAATTGCAATACAATTAGGAATCATTGCTTCCGAAGAGGATTTGGTATTAAGCGGAACAGAACTTTCGGCACTAACACAACCTCAATTCGAAGTAATTGTAGAAAAAGTACGCGTATATGCTCGTGTAAACCCAGAACAAAAATTAAAAATTGTTAAAGCATTACAGGATAAAAATCAATTTGTAGCCATGACGGGTGATGGCGTGAATGATGCGCCAGCCCTAAAAAATGCCGATATTGGAATAGCAATGGGCATAAACGGAACCGAAGTTTCCAAGGAAGCTGCCCATATGATATTGCTTGATGATAATTTTGCAACTATTGTAAAAGCAGTCAAACATGGACGAAGAATTTTTGACAACATTCTGAAATTTATAAAATACACCATGACCTCAAATTCTGGAGAAATATGGGCCATATTTCTAGCGCCTTTTTTTGGATTACCTATTCCATTGCTTGCCATTCACATTCTATGGATAAATTTAGTAACCGACGGATTGCCGGGATTGGCACTTGTATCAGAACCATCAGAATCTAATATTATGTCACGGCCTCCAAGAAGTACAAAAGAAAACATTTTTGCAGGAGGAATGGCATTGCATATTTTATGGGTTGGATTCTTAATGGGAGTCGTTACATTAGCCATGCAAGCATGGTCCATGCACTATAGCCAAAATCATTGGCAAACAATGACTTTCACGGTATTATGTCTCAGTCAAATGGGACATGTTTTGGCCATCCGATCTGAACAAGAGTCTATTTTTAAAATTGGTTTACTATCGAATAAGCCAATGTTGGGAGCCTTACTTTTGACTGTTATATTGCAAATGATGATTATTTACACTCCTCTTTTCAATAGCCTTTTCAAGACACAACCGCTAACTATTATGGAGTTAGTCATTACTTTTGCTGCTTCCAGTGTGGTTTTTTGCGCTGTAGAAATTGAAAAATCATTCAAAAGAATGCGAAAATAA
- a CDS encoding phospholipase D-like domain-containing protein, whose protein sequence is MQEQETYSPIYHENSNFHEKVTLVHSGEDYFLRAKDLISKALSEIHLQMYIFEIDDTGIEIINTLKEAALRNVKIFMLLDGYGSYSFPNSIIKELLRLGINIRFFSPFLSGNNIYIGRRLHHKIIVFDGTVALVGGINISNHYKGKAMKTPWLDYAIQIESYETAKQLEQLCQNIYFKQKRTQRIKFLSVPYFDNGTTVRILQNDWLKRNNEIAKAYVKSIQKAQKEILIVGCYFLPGRRLTKVLKKAARRGVKIKLILSGISDIPMMKRATCHLYSSFLRNNIELYEWNVSVLHGKVALVDTKWATIGSFNLNHLSSYGSIETNVEIESKLFAKTLESDLKNVISKCEKITPETIRQKSNTFIRMANWFSYQFVRTTLKIMTYLPYNRFMNKFREEN, encoded by the coding sequence ATGCAAGAACAAGAAACATATAGCCCCATTTATCATGAAAACAGTAACTTTCATGAAAAGGTAACTCTTGTTCATAGTGGAGAGGATTATTTTTTGCGCGCTAAAGACCTTATTTCAAAAGCCTTGTCAGAAATTCATTTGCAAATGTATATTTTTGAAATTGATGATACGGGCATAGAAATCATCAATACTCTAAAAGAAGCGGCATTACGAAATGTAAAAATTTTTATGCTTCTGGACGGATATGGGTCTTATTCTTTTCCAAATTCAATTATCAAAGAACTTTTGCGTTTGGGAATAAACATTCGTTTCTTTTCCCCTTTTTTATCTGGAAACAACATATATATCGGTCGGCGGCTGCATCACAAAATAATTGTTTTTGATGGCACTGTTGCGCTTGTTGGCGGAATCAACATTTCGAACCATTATAAAGGAAAAGCCATGAAAACTCCCTGGCTGGATTATGCCATTCAAATTGAAAGTTATGAAACTGCAAAGCAACTCGAACAATTGTGCCAAAACATTTATTTTAAACAAAAAAGGACTCAACGAATAAAATTTCTTTCGGTTCCCTACTTTGATAATGGAACAACAGTTAGAATACTTCAAAATGATTGGCTAAAAAGAAACAATGAAATTGCGAAGGCTTATGTAAAATCAATTCAAAAAGCGCAAAAAGAGATCCTAATTGTCGGATGTTATTTTCTCCCTGGCCGCCGTCTTACAAAAGTTTTAAAAAAAGCAGCGAGGCGAGGTGTCAAAATAAAACTCATACTGTCCGGAATATCAGATATTCCTATGATGAAACGAGCAACCTGTCATTTGTATTCCTCTTTTCTTCGTAACAATATTGAACTGTATGAATGGAATGTCTCCGTTTTGCATGGCAAAGTAGCATTGGTAGATACAAAATGGGCCACAATAGGTTCTTTCAATTTGAATCATTTGAGCTCCTATGGAAGTATAGAGACCAATGTGGAAATAGAATCGAAATTATTTGCCAAAACTCTGGAATCTGATTTGAAGAATGTAATTTCGAAATGTGAAAAAATCACTCCAGAAACTATTAGACAAAAAAGCAATACCTTTATTCGAATGGCCAACTGGTTTTCGTATCAATTTGTGAGAACAACTTTAAAAATCATGACCTATTTACCTTATAATAGGTTTATGAACAAATTCAGGGAAGAAAATTGA
- a CDS encoding HD domain-containing protein, with product MKNWESLCHTVMDSLKENLAPHLTYHDWKHTEHVIRMSEYIARKENVSENDILLIKTAALFHDAGFITTISEGHEEESIRLAQEKLPQYGYTNLEIECIAGMIRATSIPQKPNTKLECIIADADLEYLGTDSFERIGNNLYQELKYSNPNLTLAEWNEIQIKFLQSHFYHTPFCLEHRTPIKEKNIEKLIQQKERYL from the coding sequence ATGAAAAACTGGGAATCATTATGTCATACCGTTATGGATTCATTAAAGGAGAACTTGGCACCTCATTTGACCTATCACGATTGGAAACATACCGAACACGTCATACGCATGTCCGAATATATAGCGCGCAAAGAAAACGTATCCGAAAATGATATTTTACTTATTAAAACAGCCGCATTATTTCATGATGCTGGTTTTATCACTACAATATCTGAGGGACACGAGGAAGAAAGCATTCGATTGGCTCAAGAAAAACTACCACAATATGGATATACAAACCTTGAAATTGAATGCATTGCTGGAATGATAAGAGCAACATCCATTCCTCAAAAACCCAATACAAAACTAGAATGCATCATAGCCGACGCCGATTTAGAATATTTAGGCACCGATAGTTTTGAACGAATAGGGAATAATCTCTATCAGGAATTGAAATACAGCAATCCGAATCTTACCTTAGCAGAGTGGAATGAAATACAAATTAAGTTTCTACAATCCCATTTCTACCACACCCCTTTTTGTTTGGAACATCGAACTCCAATTAAAGAGAAAAATATTGAAAAACTTATCCAACAAAAAGAACGTTACTTATAA
- a CDS encoding adenylate/guanylate cyclase domain-containing protein, with protein sequence MTKKQLVEIFNIKRVVFVLFFFQQFYVFAQDQKVADSLAEIYKKNTLSKVDKMELLRNLAFNETNNLQLSLQYAEELIALSKKEKNYLYLYRGYSQKGNKNNISGDFNKALDSYFKSIDAAIKANFVTGEGMSYTCIADVYSNLGNSKNAEQYYEKSIRILRKTTDSNSLALALLNAGDEYSKNLKFNLALNYFNEAGTIFKKEKYKIGIAYTLGNTGMVYAKQGKDDLAIKNITEAITMLEKLEDYYGISDYLSSMADIYFSRNDWNTALTYAKRSLEIAQKQGLKDQVRKSSLLLSELYQKLGNIPESYIYYKKYIVYRDSINNLETIEKTADLRTNFEVSKKQAEVDLMQIQKRNQRIITIASIISLVLVFFIALGLFRRYRFIQKTNIIIEAEKKRSDDLLLNILPEETALELKTNGKVAAKRFESVTVLFTDFEGFTLYAENLAPEKLVESIDYYFSKFDAIIEKYDLEKIKTSGDSYMCAGGLPFQTEDHAYKIVLAAKEILKFVNESLTENPNHQTRFKIRIGINTGPVVAGVVGTKKFAYDIWGDTVNIASRMETNSIPGKINISENTYKYINNAFDCEYRGEVAVKNKGMMKMYFVNELKTAKYG encoded by the coding sequence ATGACTAAAAAACAACTTGTTGAAATTTTTAATATAAAGAGAGTAGTATTTGTGCTGTTTTTTTTTCAGCAATTTTATGTTTTTGCTCAAGACCAAAAAGTAGCGGATAGTCTTGCAGAAATTTATAAAAAAAATACGCTTTCTAAAGTGGATAAAATGGAATTGTTGCGGAATTTAGCTTTCAACGAAACCAATAATCTCCAATTATCATTGCAATATGCTGAGGAGCTCATTGCGTTATCCAAAAAAGAAAAAAATTATTTGTACCTGTATAGAGGATACAGTCAAAAAGGAAATAAAAACAATATTTCAGGTGATTTTAATAAAGCTTTGGATTCCTATTTTAAAAGTATAGATGCCGCAATAAAAGCGAATTTTGTAACGGGAGAAGGGATGTCTTATACTTGTATTGCAGACGTTTATTCAAATTTGGGTAATTCTAAAAATGCAGAACAATATTATGAAAAATCCATTCGAATATTAAGAAAAACAACAGATAGTAATTCCTTAGCGTTAGCCTTATTAAATGCTGGTGATGAGTATTCGAAGAATTTAAAATTTAATTTGGCTTTAAATTATTTTAACGAAGCTGGAACTATATTTAAGAAAGAAAAATATAAAATTGGTATTGCTTATACTTTAGGGAATACGGGTATGGTTTATGCCAAACAAGGTAAAGATGATTTGGCTATAAAAAATATTACCGAAGCCATTACTATGCTCGAAAAACTGGAGGATTATTATGGGATTTCGGATTACCTTTCTTCAATGGCAGATATTTATTTCAGTAGGAATGATTGGAATACAGCTCTAACGTATGCCAAAAGAAGTTTAGAAATTGCCCAAAAACAAGGGTTAAAAGATCAAGTACGGAAGTCTAGTTTGTTGCTTTCGGAACTCTATCAAAAATTGGGAAATATCCCAGAATCGTATATTTATTATAAAAAATATATTGTGTATCGGGATAGCATAAACAATCTGGAAACGATTGAAAAAACGGCCGATTTAAGAACGAATTTTGAAGTTTCAAAAAAACAAGCCGAAGTGGATTTGATGCAAATCCAAAAAAGAAACCAAAGAATTATAACTATAGCTTCTATTATTTCACTAGTTCTGGTGTTTTTTATTGCTTTGGGTTTATTCCGAAGGTACCGATTTATACAAAAAACCAATATCATAATTGAAGCCGAGAAAAAACGATCCGATGATTTATTATTGAATATTCTTCCCGAAGAAACTGCTCTTGAGTTGAAAACTAATGGAAAAGTAGCCGCAAAACGATTCGAGTCGGTTACAGTTTTGTTTACGGATTTTGAAGGATTTACATTGTATGCAGAAAATTTGGCTCCCGAAAAATTGGTGGAAAGCATCGACTATTATTTTTCAAAATTTGATGCGATAATTGAAAAATATGATTTGGAAAAAATAAAAACTTCTGGAGATTCTTACATGTGTGCAGGTGGATTGCCTTTTCAAACCGAAGATCATGCCTATAAAATTGTACTTGCTGCAAAGGAAATTTTAAAATTTGTAAATGAGTCATTAACCGAGAATCCAAACCATCAAACACGTTTTAAAATTCGGATCGGAATCAATACAGGTCCCGTCGTAGCTGGAGTTGTAGGCACTAAGAAATTTGCCTATGATATTTGGGGCGATACCGTAAATATTGCCTCTCGAATGGAAACCAATTCTATTCCCGGAAAAATCAATATTTCCGAAAACACCTATAAATACATCAATAATGCCTTTGATTGTGAATATAGGGGAGAAGTAGCGGTCAAAAATAAAGGGATGATGAAAATGTATTTTGTTAATGAATTAAAAACAGCGAAATACGGATGA
- a CDS encoding YitT family protein — MKFNQEPIDWKEIFELKNIILNFVGVALITLALKGFMIPNKFLDGGVIGASILIHEISHIPFSLLVLVLNIPFLFIGKMVLGKTFALQSLLTFLLIAVSMTFIEIQPVTSDKLLIALFGGCLIGMGMGFVIRSGAAADGIEILALLTTKKIGLSVSEVIFGINTTLFLCAAWFFGISTALYSIVTYFSAIKSLDYIAHGIEQYTSLHIISSKSEAIKSLIVQHFGKGITVIKGERGYLPHAFHEKTDCDIIITVVTRLELLRIKEEVSQLDPHAFMYIQYIKEARGGILRNRAKH, encoded by the coding sequence ATGAAATTCAACCAAGAACCAATCGATTGGAAAGAAATATTCGAATTAAAGAACATTATTCTCAATTTTGTAGGAGTAGCACTGATTACGTTGGCTTTGAAAGGATTTATGATACCCAACAAATTTTTGGATGGTGGTGTTATTGGTGCATCGATCCTTATTCATGAAATATCACATATTCCATTTAGTCTTTTAGTTTTGGTACTTAATATTCCTTTTTTATTTATAGGAAAAATGGTTTTGGGAAAAACATTTGCGTTACAAAGCTTATTGACATTCCTCTTGATTGCAGTAAGCATGACATTTATAGAAATCCAACCGGTAACGTCAGATAAACTTCTGATTGCATTATTTGGAGGATGTTTGATCGGAATGGGAATGGGATTTGTCATTCGGAGTGGTGCAGCCGCTGATGGTATTGAGATTTTGGCGCTATTGACTACCAAAAAAATTGGTCTTAGTGTCTCCGAAGTAATCTTTGGAATAAACACTACATTATTTCTATGTGCCGCATGGTTCTTTGGCATTAGTACCGCTTTATATTCAATAGTTACCTATTTTTCGGCCATAAAATCCTTGGATTACATAGCTCACGGAATTGAACAATACACCTCTCTACATATTATTTCGTCCAAAAGCGAAGCCATTAAATCCCTAATTGTACAGCATTTTGGAAAAGGAATTACGGTTATAAAAGGAGAAAGAGGATATTTACCACACGCATTTCATGAAAAAACCGATTGTGATATCATAATAACCGTAGTAACGCGATTAGAATTACTCCGAATAAAAGAAGAAGTAAGCCAACTCGATCCGCACGCCTTTATGTACATTCAATATATCAAAGAAGCGAGAGGCGGAATTTTGAGAAACAGAGCCAAACACTAG
- a CDS encoding DUF1569 domain-containing protein, with protein sequence MISLTKLLHLLKELENNIPNQDSTNLLVSKSTVGWHIEHTLLTLNLVVSAIEKSDPGLYKHKFSLIRMLIMTTKKIPRGKAKAPKMVQPTSNFDIVTLKNHLEKAKINIRKLDTFDTNKYFEHPYFGPLKLKPTIRFLEIHTHHHLKIINDIVTKPKK encoded by the coding sequence ATGATTTCATTGACCAAATTACTCCACCTTTTAAAAGAATTAGAAAACAACATCCCCAATCAAGACAGCACCAACTTACTGGTTTCAAAATCAACTGTGGGTTGGCATATCGAACATACTTTATTGACCTTAAATTTAGTTGTAAGCGCCATAGAAAAATCGGATCCTGGTTTGTACAAACATAAATTTAGTTTAATTCGAATGCTCATTATGACTACAAAAAAAATCCCCAGAGGAAAAGCCAAAGCCCCAAAAATGGTTCAACCAACATCCAATTTTGATATCGTAACTCTAAAAAATCACCTAGAAAAAGCAAAAATAAACATCCGCAAATTAGACACTTTCGACACCAATAAATATTTTGAACATCCCTATTTTGGACCTTTAAAATTAAAACCAACCATTCGTTTTTTAGAAATTCATACCCATCATCATCTCAAAATTATAAACGATATAGTCACAAAACCAAAAAAGTAG